A window of Neorhizobium galegae bv. orientalis str. HAMBI 540 genomic DNA:
TCGATCTCTTGAAGCCGGATCTCGCCCGGGCTGCCTATATGTCGTCGCGGCTCGCCTTCAACGAGGCGAGATCGATGACCGAAACGCTGTCTATGCTCGGACTGCCGGCGGCGGTGATCGGCGACGCCGGCCGGGCGATCGCCATGAACCCCGAGATGGAGACACTGAGCCCGCGCATCCGCACCGGCGCCGGCGATCGGCTGATATTGGAAGGGGCGGGCGCCAATGCCCTGCTGGAGGAGGCGATCGCGCATTACAAGGCGCAGGCTTCGCCGGCCGTGCAGTCCCTGCCGATGGCGGGACGCGCCGGCGCGCCACCGCTGATCCTGCATCTGCTGCCGGTTCGCCGCGCGGCGCGCGACATCTTCTCCCGTTCGATGGCGGTGCTGGCCGTCACCCAGGTCGGGCAGGTCGGCCCGCCGGACATGCGGGTGCTCTGCGGCCTCTTTGACCTCACCCCGGCCGAAGCCCGCGTGGCGCGCGGCATCGCGATGGCCCAGACGCCGGAAATGATCGCCGCCTCGCTCGGCATCTCGCTCGAAACCGCCCGCTCGCATTTGAAGAAGATCATGCTGAAAACCGGCACTACCCGCCAGGCGGAACTGGTGCTGCTGCTTTCAGGGCTGAATGCGCCGAGCTTCAGCGGCGGTCGGCCGGAACCGTGAACGCCTCGAAAAGCGCGCCCGGGTTAAATCGGCCACATTCCTTTGTTGAATAACCCGCACGCACGTGGTTGCAATTATTGGCTCAGGTATGGGAAGGGTGCAGCCTGTTGTTGCATAGCCTATAGTCAATTGATTTCGCATTGGGTTGTAGAATGAAATACAGACCGGAAATCGACGGCCTGCGGGCCGTCGCTGTGGTTCCTGTCCTTATATTCCACGGTGGTTTGGGTTTCCGCGGCGGATTTGTCGGCGTCGACGTCTTCTTCGTCATCAGCGGTTATCTGATAACCTCGATCATGTATCGCGAAGTCGAAGGGCGCAAATTCAGTCTCGTCCGCTTCTACGAGCGGCGCCTGCGACGCATCGCTCCGGCGCTTGTTTGCGTCTGCCTGGCTTGTCTGCCTTTTGCATGGGCATGGATGCTTCCCTATGAGCTGCGCGACTTTGGTCGCAGCCTCTATCAGGTAAATCTGTTCGTTTCGAACTTCTATTTCTGGAGTAAAACCGGCTATTTCGATTCAAGCAACGACCTGAAGCCGCTTTTGCATACGTGGTCTCTCGGCGTAGAAGAACAGTTCTACATCATATTTCCTGTTGTTCTGATGGCGTTGCGCCGGTTTCGTCGCCAGTTCGTTCTGGCGGCCATCCTGCTGTTGAGCACGGCGAGTTTCCTTGCCACGCAGGCCGTGCCACTGTTCGATCCTGCGGCGAATTTCTATCTTCTGCCCACGCGCTTCTGGGAACTTGGCGTCGGCGCCAGCATCAGCCTGGCGAATTTCGATGGAGAAAAAGCCCGCCATGGCGGGTTGGCGGCGGCTTGCGGTCTTGCGATGATCGTCCTGTCCTGCTTCTTCGTTGAAGGCGGGCCGTATTATCCCGGCTGGCAGACGCTGCCCGTCGTGGTCGGAACCGCGCTGGTTCTTCTATTTTCGTCTTCAGAGAATCTGGCTGGACGGCTTCTTTCCGCAAGAGCCTTGGTGTTTGTCGGTTTGATCAGCTACAGCCTCTATCTCTGGCATCAGCCCGTCCTGGCCTTCGCGCGCTTGCGGCTGTTCACCAATGACTTGAGCGCTTTGACATCCGCTCTTCTCCTTTGCGTCGCGGCGTTGCTTGCGGTCGTCAGCTACTATCTTGTCGAGCGGCCGTTTCGCGACAGGAACCGCGTTCGGACGAAGGGGTTCCTTGCCCTGGCCGGCGTTGCGGTAGCCGCCAGCATCGCCTCCGGGATCATGTTTGAAACGACCGACGGTGCCGCGTTCAGGGCGCCGGGTCTCTACGAGATGACCGAGGTGAGCACGGGGCTGAGCAAGAACTGTAACGGCAAGATGGCGCCTGAATGCTCCACGTCCGATAGTCCCGAGATCGCGGTGTGGGGGGATTCCTTCGGCGCCCATCTTGTGGAAGGTATCCTGGCGTCGGCCCCCGATGTCAAACTCGTGCAGTTCACCAAAAGCCTTTGCGGACCGTTCACCGAAATTACCTACCCGGTCGCCAGCGACGGTCGCAGGTCGCCCGAAGGCTGCCTGTCCCGGAATAGGGACGTCCTCGACGCCATGGCGACAACCAAGACGCTTCGATACGTCGCGATAGGCGTCAATCTCGACATCTATACCGAATCCGAAACGTTCGTTCGGAAGGACGGGCAGAGTGTTCCAGCAAGCCGGGCGCTGCTCCTGGACAGTTTTTTAGGATCCCTGTCCCACTTGCGGCAAATGGGATTGAGCCCGGTGGTTTTCGCGCCGCCTCCGCAGACGGGAACCGATGTCGGCGGTTGTGTTGCCCGGTCAAGATTGCTGGAGATCGCGGCCGACCGCTGCGATCTGTCTGCTGACGACGTGAACCGGCGAGGCCGCGTTGCGACGGACATCATGAATGTCGTGGCGCGGGACTATCCGGTGATCGATCTGGGCACCGGCCGGTGCAACGGCACGACCTGCCGGGTTTCCGAGGATGGCGTCTCCCTTTATGCAGATGCGGGACACTATTCCCAGGGCGGAATACGGCTGCTCGGAAAGAAGTACCATCTGTACGATCTTATCGTGAAGGCGGCGACTGAGGGCTGCGGTAACGGCTCTGTCCCGGCTGCCCGACCCGCCGGTATCTGCCGCCCTTGAGAATATCCGCCGGCACCCCTTGACCTTCCCATGATGGGAAGCTCCACATAGCGTGGGACAGTGAGACATCCCAACAAAAAAGGGGAGATTGCGCCCATGAACGAGACCGTCAAGCCGATCCACAAGGCCGAGCCTTTTACCGTTCCCGTCGAGGGCATGACCTGCGCCTCCTGCGTGCGCCGTGTCGAGAACGCCGCGGCCAAAGTGGCGGGCATCGACAGGAGCGCCGTCAACTTCGCGACCAAGAAACTGACGGTGGAATCGGCCGAAGGCTTTTCGCCGGAGGAACTGACGAAGGCGATCAGGAAGGTCGGTTACGAAATTCAGCCAGGCGCCATGGACCATGCGATGCGCGAGGCGGGCATGATGCCGCTCGTGCCGCCGACGGCGCATGCCGGGCACGAGCACCACCACGGGCATCACCCCGACCATTCCGCACCGGACGCACAGGCCCACATGGACCATGCCGCCATGGGGCACGACCAGGCGGGCCATGCCGGCGGGCATGACCATATGCATATGCACCAGGGCGAGGAGGGCGTGCTGAAGCGCGATCTGGCGATCGCCTTCGTGCTCACCCTGCCGCTGTTCGTGCTGGAAATGGCAGGCCACCTCTACGACCCGTTCCACCACTGGCTGATGGGCGTGATCGAGACGCAGAACCTTTATTATCTCTATTTCGCACTGGCGACGGTGGTCGTCTTCGGCCCCGGTTTCCGGTTCCTGAAGCTCGGCCTGCCGGCGCTGCTGCGCGGCGTGCCGGAGA
This region includes:
- a CDS encoding helix-turn-helix transcriptional regulator, translating into MNAEGTLADRLYEAALVPELWTETCERIALEAGSSTASIFTVDGSGNHRYVTTPNIAEAFAQFVQSDTRLDNVRPLRAMQRSPFSFVRVTDLLSAEEFANDAIQRDIIEPHGMQWEAGWAFQEPTGHVIVITLMRAKGLTHFSDEQLARLDLLKPDLARAAYMSSRLAFNEARSMTETLSMLGLPAAVIGDAGRAIAMNPEMETLSPRIRTGAGDRLILEGAGANALLEEAIAHYKAQASPAVQSLPMAGRAGAPPLILHLLPVRRAARDIFSRSMAVLAVTQVGQVGPPDMRVLCGLFDLTPAEARVARGIAMAQTPEMIAASLGISLETARSHLKKIMLKTGTTRQAELVLLLSGLNAPSFSGGRPEP
- a CDS encoding acyltransferase family protein codes for the protein MKYRPEIDGLRAVAVVPVLIFHGGLGFRGGFVGVDVFFVISGYLITSIMYREVEGRKFSLVRFYERRLRRIAPALVCVCLACLPFAWAWMLPYELRDFGRSLYQVNLFVSNFYFWSKTGYFDSSNDLKPLLHTWSLGVEEQFYIIFPVVLMALRRFRRQFVLAAILLLSTASFLATQAVPLFDPAANFYLLPTRFWELGVGASISLANFDGEKARHGGLAAACGLAMIVLSCFFVEGGPYYPGWQTLPVVVGTALVLLFSSSENLAGRLLSARALVFVGLISYSLYLWHQPVLAFARLRLFTNDLSALTSALLLCVAALLAVVSYYLVERPFRDRNRVRTKGFLALAGVAVAASIASGIMFETTDGAAFRAPGLYEMTEVSTGLSKNCNGKMAPECSTSDSPEIAVWGDSFGAHLVEGILASAPDVKLVQFTKSLCGPFTEITYPVASDGRRSPEGCLSRNRDVLDAMATTKTLRYVAIGVNLDIYTESETFVRKDGQSVPASRALLLDSFLGSLSHLRQMGLSPVVFAPPPQTGTDVGGCVARSRLLEIAADRCDLSADDVNRRGRVATDIMNVVARDYPVIDLGTGRCNGTTCRVSEDGVSLYADAGHYSQGGIRLLGKKYHLYDLIVKAATEGCGNGSVPAARPAGICRP